The genomic window tctaaagtgactcccttttattctaaggctgtgcccccgcgtcctagtctcccctgttaatggaaacaacttccctacgtccatcctatctaagccgttcattatcttgtaagtctctatcagatctccctcaacctcctaaactccaatgaatacaatcccacgatcctcagacgttcatcgtatgtcaggcctaccattcctgggatcatccgtgtgaatctccgctggacccgctccagtgccagtatgtccttcctgaggtgtggggcccaaaattgctcacagtactccaaatggggcctaaccagtgctttataaagcctcagaagtacatccctgcttttgtattccaagcctcttgtaTTCcaagccccccctcctcccctgacaactcccctccctccccctccaccccctcaaacTTTCCTTTCCGATCTGCCTCTGTTTCCGGGAGCCACGACTGGAAACACCACCGctcctgacccctgaccccccgCCTCCCTCAACCTCTGACCCCTGAACTCACTATCCTCCAGCAGGTGAGTGATGTCCAGCTCCAGGGTCGGAAGCGAGAGGTCAAACATCTTGAAATTCTTGCCAAAGCGAGGCATCTGCAGGATCAGACAGGATGGGgcctgggagggagagagagagtgagagggagggagagagggggagtgggagagggagggagagggagagggagagggagggagagggagggagggagagagggagggagagagggagggagagagggagggagagagggagggagagagggagggagagagggagggagagagggagggagggagagagggagagagggagagagggagagagggagagagggagagagggagggagggagggagggagggagagagggagagggagggagagagggtgggagagagggagggagagagagagggagagggagggagagggagagagagggggagggagagagggagagagggagagaggagggagagggagggagggagagagagggagagagggtgggagagagggagggagagagagagggagagggagggagagagagagggagagagggagggagagagagagggagagagagagggagagagagaggagagggagggaggggagagagagggggagggagagagggagagagggagggagggagagagagggagagggaggagagagagagggagaggaagggagagagggagggagagagggagggagagagggagggagagagggagggagagagggagggagggagagagagggagagagggagggagggagagagagggagagggagggagagagagagggagaggaagggagagagggagggagagagggagggagagagggagagagagggagagagggtgggagagagggagggagagagagggagagggagagggagggaggagagagggagggtgggagagagagaaagagagagagagggagggtgggagagagagagggggagggagagaaggtgggagagggtgggagtgagagagggaggggagggagagagagagggagaggaaggagagagggagggagagagggagggagagagggagagagagggagagagggtgggagagagggagggagagagagggagagggagagggagggaggagagagggagggtgggagagagagaaagagagagagagggagggtgggagagagagagggggagggagagaaggtgggagagggtgggagtgagagagggagggagggagagagagagggagggagagagagagggagggagagagagagagggagggagagagaggagagagagggggggagggaggagagagagagggtgggagggaggagagagagagggtgggagggaggagagagagagggtgggagggaggagagagagagagtgggagggaggagagagagagggtgggagagagagggagggtgggagagagagggagggtgggagagagagagagagagagggagggtgggagagagagagggggagggagagagggggcgggagagagagagagagggagagagtgagagagagagagagggagggtgggagagagggagagagggaggggggagagaggagggagggagagagggagggagggagggagggggagagagggagggagggagggagggagagagggagggaggagagagggagggagagagggagggagagagggagggggaggagggagagggagggaggggggagggagagagggagagagggagagagggagagaaggtggagagaaggtgggagagggtggagagagagagagagagagagagagagagagagagggagggagggagagggagagagagagagggagggagggagaggggagagggaggaggggaggaggagagagagaggagagagagagagggagagagagagagggagagagagagagggagagagagagagggagagagagagaggagggagagggagggagagagggagggagagggagagggagaggggagagggagggagagggagggagagggaggagagggagggagaggaggggagagggaggggagggagggggagggagggggagggagggggggggggaggggggagggagggggagggagggggagggagggggagggagggggagggagggggaggagggggagggaggcggatggagtgggagggagtggagggagtgggagggagtgggagggagtgggagggagggggagggagggggggaggggagggagggggagggagggggagggagggggagggaggggagggaggagggagagggagagagagagggagggagagggaaagagggagagagggaggggagagagggagtgagagagggtgagagagagagagggagggagggagagagagggagagagggagagaggggagagagggagagagggagagagggagagagggagagagaggagacagggagggagagaggagagagggagagagaggagggagggagggagggagggagggaggggaagggagagagggagggagagagggagagagggagggagaggagggaggaggggaggggaggagggagagagggagggaagagggagggagagagggagggagagaggagggaggaggcagggagagagggagagaaagagagggatggagagagggttagagggagagaggaaagaagggagagagggaaagagggagggaaggtggggggagagggaaagagggagggaaggtggggggagagagaaagggagggagggtggaggtgaAGGGGAAGGTTGCGGAGGGGGGGGTACAAAAAGATGTTTAGTACAGACGGATCCGGAGCAGGtctgctgcccccaccccacacctcacCTCTCGGAGGATGGCTGAGGATACTGGGGATGGAATGGGTGCATCAAGGTAACAGAAatgtacaatccctacagtgcagaaggagaccattcggcccatcgagtctgcaccgaccacaatcccacccaggccctatctctgtaaatccgctaatcccccttcgggacaatttagtatggccaatccacctaacctgcacatctttggacactaaggggcaatttagcatggccaatccacctaacctgcacatctttggacactaaggggcaatttagcacggccaatccaccccttCAGGGAGTCGAGCGTTGAGACTGcaccctgcgcccccccccccgcccgccccctccactcccccacctacCCACGCCCACCAACTCCAACCCACTTTAGCCAAGAGCAGGTTTCTCATCTGCCCCTGTGTGAGGCAAGGTGAATCCGGGGGCCTACCTGCTACGTGTGGGGCTCTGGACCCTGCATGGAGCAGCCAGGGATGGCGGGTATGAGGGGAGCCTTGGGggtgggggacacacacacaactgGGGTTGCAGAGAGATGGTTACCTCCGTGAACTTCAGGTCGCTGTGATGGAAGGAAAGTTCCAGAAGCTTCTGCACAGTGGGCACCCGGATGGAACCTTTCTCTTGAAAGAAGATCTGGTGGGACATGCAGTCCTGTGGCTCCTGGTGCCCGGCTCTGCAAGAGAAAGAGGGGAGGGGTAAGATGCATCAGTGGCAATGCCAAGGGCAATGCCAACACCAATTCCAAGAACAACGCCAATGCTAAACATCAGTGGCAATGACAACAGCAACACCAGTGCCAACACGAAGGACAATGGCAACACCAATGGCTACGAGAGCAACGCCACCGACGCCATGATCttcctctggaggctgctgtatgggagtcggTGGACAGCTGTCCATTCTGAAAACCCGTCGAGAGGTGTTGAAAGGCTGGAAATCCGGCATGCCCACCATGTCCATTTTCGCCTGGCTTCGTCCAAGTGTCAGACTCGAAGAGATATTTCGCTCCCAGCCTTTGATCGGCAACCATGAGATGAGACCACGATCATTTATCCCCACTTGTGCCCCTGTGTGTCATTCCCCCAAATGCCTTTGCTGCCATATCGCTCTCACACCCCGATTGGCGGGGGAAGGGGTTGACGGGGTTGGTGGAGTTCTCTCGGGGGTCGGGGATCCCATGTAGCCCTGGCCACGCGTGGTTTTGTACACATGTGCCCGGCTCGCAACTGTCAGGGTCTCCGACCTTCCTGGACCtccatttcttttttttattcattcctgggacatgggtgtcgctggctgggaccagcatttattgcccatccctagttgccccttggagggcagttgagaatcaaccacattgctgtgtgggatctggagtcacatagaaaaacgacagcacaaaacaggcccttcggcccacaagttgtgccgaacatatccctaccttctagacctacctataaccctccatcctattaagtcccatgtactcatccaggagtctcttaaaagaccctattgagtttgcctccaccaccactgacggcagccgattccactcgcccaccaccctctgtgtgaaaaacttacccctaacatctcccctgtacctaccccccagcaccttaaacctgtgtcctctcgtagcagacatttccaccctgggaaaaagcctcggagtccacccgatctatgcctctcaacatcttatacacctctattaggtctcctctcatcctacgtctctccaagggaaaagaccgagctccctcagcctatcctcataaggcatgccactcaatccaggcaacatccttgtaaatctcctctgcaccctttcaatcttttccacatccttcctgtaatgaggcgaccagaactgagcacagtactccaagtggggtctgacgagggtcttataaagctgcatcattatccccggactcctaaactcaatccctcgattgataaaggccagcacaccatacgccttcttaaccacctcctccacctgcggggccgatttaagagtcctatggacccggaccccaaggtccttctgatcctctaccgtactaagagtctttccctttatattgtactccttcatcccatttgtcctaccaaaatggaccactacacatttatccgggttgaagtccatctgccacttctccgcccagtcttgcatcctatctatgtcacactgcagcttctgacatccctccagactatccacaaccccgccaaccttcgtgtcgtcggcaaacttaccaacccatccctccacttcctcatccaggtcatgaaggccagaccgggtaaggacggcagatttccttccctaaaggacattagtgaaccagatgggtttttccgacaatggtttcaccgtcgtcagtagattcttaattccagatttatttattgaatttaagttccaccatctgccgtgacgggattcgaacccgggttccccccagaacattagctgtgtttgtGGATTAAtcgtctggtgataataccacgaggctgtCACCTCCTAATGTGTTATAGATCtctcatccaccacccccccacccgcccccatcccccgctCTCACTGCGCAGCGTGGGACAGATTTACCCCATCAtgaggtgcatggggttcttgattataatggctgcttttccgaggcagcagtaagtgtagacGGTTCCACAGTTTCGACCCCACCACCCTTGGAATgtctgccagggtcccgggttcgattcccggctcgggtcactgtctgtgtggagtttgcacattctccccgtgtctgcgtgggtttcctccgggtgctccggtttcctcccacagtccaaagatgtgcgggttaggtggattggccatgctaaaattgccccttagagtcctgggatgcgtaggttagagggattagcgggtaaaatatgtgggggtagggcctgggtgggattgtggtcggtgcagactcgatgggccgaatggcctctttctgtactgtagggtttctatgattctatgatacccgtacaggcgccggagtgtagcaacgagggtattttcacagtaacttcattgcagtgttaatgtaattaggggtagggcctgggtgggattgtggtcggtgcagactcgatgggccgaatggcctccttctgcactgtagggtttctatgattctatgtaagccaacttgtgacactaataaaataaacttaaaataaacgTTTCACACCTGATCTTCAGCAGTGGCTCCATCTTCAAGAGCTGGAAAAGCTGGTTCAGGAATTCCTCCGGATCTGTGGAAAGACGGCCAAAGATTTGACAAAGCGAATTTGCGGGACGAAAGGtcagctatagttaagaaaggccaccaacgcctcactttctcaggaggataaggaaattcggcatgtcagctacgactctcaccaacttttacagatgcaccatagaaagcatcctttctggttgtaccacagctcggtctgggctcctgctctgcccaagaccacaaggaactacaaagggttgtgaatgtagcccaatccatcacgcaaaccagcctcccatccattgactctgtctacacttcccgctgcctcggggaaaagcagccggcataattaaggaccccacgcaccccggacattctctcttccaccttcttccatcgggaaaaagatacaaaagtctgaggtcacgtaccgaccgactcaagaacagcttcttccctgctgccgtcagacttttgaatggaccctacctcgcactaagttgatctttctctacaccctagctatgactgtaacactacattctgcaccctctcctttccttctctatgagcggtatgctttgtctgtttagcgtgcaagaaacaatacttttccctgtatactaaATACAGGTGacgataataaaccaaatcaaacaatacatttttaaaggttaaaattaaaagtttttaagtttatttattagtgtcacaagtaggcttacattaacactgcaatgaagttactgtgaaaatccctcagttgccacactctggcgcctgtttgaacaaagaacaaagaacaaagaacaaaacagcacaggaacaggctcttcggccctccaagcctgcgccgctccccggtccaggattgaatcctgaatccaggatccccgcccaattttccagcctatctacatcctaatatcctatccaccgagctgtccctcacagctacgatgctttgttcatcacaacctattagctcacccccaccccccccattccagaccatgtgatctccagggagaggcgaaaacccagagtgaaaaccccagggccaatatggggaaaaaaaatctgggaaattcctctccgaccccctgaggcgatcgaaacgagtccaggagatcacactggccctgatcggaaaatgcttcccaaccctagtcatttccacttccacgaacaccatatgaattccctgcccccgagacaggttcccaactatccgcagtctcgctctgtactggcaccagcaagatgatcatagaatgaagccttgaaacgagaaaccaggaacaattagcccgcgccgctccctggtccagactagaccactcttttgtatccctccattcccactccgttcatatagctgtctagataagtgtttgggttacactgagggagaatttagcacggccaatgctgaATACTGTCTGCAATGctccagatgtgttctcaccaatactgtcctcaacactccagatgtggcctcaccaatatagaacatagaacagtacagcacagaacaggcccttcagcccacaatgttgtgccgagctttatctgaaaccaagatcaagctatcccactccctatcatcctggtgtgctccatgtgcctatccaataaccgcttaaatgtttctaaagtgtctgactccactatcactgcaggcagtccattccacaccccaaccactctctgcgtaaagaacgtacctctgatatccttcctatatctcccgacacgaaccctatagttatgcccccttgtaatagctccatccacccgaggaaatagtctttgaacgttcactctatctatccccttcatcattttataaacctctattaagtctcccctcagcctcctccgcactgtcctcaatactccagatgtggtctcaccaatactgtccacaatactccagatgtggtcttattaatactgtccacaatactccagatgtggtctcagcaatactgtccacaatactccagatgtggtatcaccaatactgtccacaatactccagatgtggcctcaccaatactgtccgcaatactccagatgtggtctcaccaatactgtccacaatactccagatgtgacctcaccaatactgtccacaatactccagatgtggtctcaccaatactgtcctcaatactccagatgtggttctcaccaatactgtcctcaatactccagatgtggcctcaccaatactgtcctcaatactccagatgtggttctcaccaatactgtcctcaatactc from Mustelus asterias unplaced genomic scaffold, sMusAst1.hap1.1 HAP1_SCAFFOLD_4663, whole genome shotgun sequence includes these protein-coding regions:
- the LOC144491182 gene encoding ubiquitin carboxyl-terminal hydrolase CYLD-like, coding for MTLRKILEGAGTSTGFTSEEKDPEEFLNQLFQLLKMEPLLKIRAGHQEPQDCMSHQIFFQEKGSIRVPTVQKLLELSFHHSDLKFTEAPSCLILQMPRFGKNFKMFDLSLPTLELDITHLLED